Genomic window (Chryseobacterium bernardetii):
GGTAATATCAGTTCCCGGACAGCTTACGGACCACTATAATCCGGCAGATAAAACAGTAAATCTTTCTGAAGGTGTTTACATGCAGAGAAATGCAGCCGCAGCCGCTGTTGCAGCTCACGAATGTGGACATGCCGTTCAGCATGCGGTAGGATACTCAATGTTGAATTTACGTTCAAAATTAGTTCCTGTTGTTAATATAAGTTCCAATCTGATGCAGTTTGTTCTTATTGCAGGTATTGCGATAATGGCGGCAACCAGAACAGTAGAAAACCCTAACGGAAATACAGCCATTCTGGCGATTGGTGTGGCGATGTTTGCAGTGACTACACTGTTTGCTTTTGTAACATTACCGGTAGAATATGACGCCAGTAACAGAGCCATGAAATGGCTTAAAGATACAGGTACTGTAACTGCTGAAGAGTTTGTTGGCGTTCAGGATAGCTTAAAGTGGGCAGCAAGAACTTATGTAGTAGCCGCTTTAGGGTCTTTAGCCCAGCTTCTTTACTGGGGATCTCTGCTTCTCGGTGGAAGAAGGGATTAATCAGTAAATTCAAATGAAACATATTGCATCTCAGATAATTTTTCTGAGATGCTTTCTTTTTGTGCCAGTTTTAATGAGGCTTTAAGTATGCAGTTTTCATTCGCATCGAAGTTGATAACCTTGGCATCAAATTTTGAAAGCAGGGTAAAAATAATATTCTGCTGATTGAAGTTGAACCGGATCTCAATTTCAGTTTCCAGCTCTCTTGTAACGATATTGGCTTCTTCCAATGTGATCTTTGCAGATTCCTTATATGCTTTTACCAGACCGGAAACGCCTAATTTAGTTCCTCCGTAATAACGTACTGAAATAACAAGAACATTGGTGATTTCATTGGCTAAGAGTTGATTGTAAATAGGAAGACCGGCGCTTCCTGAAGGTTCTCCATCATCATTAGCTCTGTAATTTTCACCATTTAAACCCATTCTGAAAGCATAACAATGATGTGTTGCCTTAGGATGCTCTTCCCTGATTTTTTCCAATGCAGCTTTTAGCTCCTTTTCATTGGTAACCGGAAAGGCAAATCCGATAAACTTGCTTCCTTTCTCTTTTAATAAAGTGTTTTCTATGGGTTTTTCTATGGTTTTATATTCGAACTGCATTTGTATTCCTTCTTTGAATCCTACAAAAATATTAATTGCTTTGTAAATTTCAGCAATATAAAAAAAATAAGCCATCTGAATTGATGGCTTATTAATGTATTTTACTTTTTAATGATCTTTTGAGTGAGCCATTTACCATTGGATTCAAACTTCACAAAGTAAACTCCTTGTGGTAAATGTGATATATTGATGCCATTATTTTCCTTGCTACATAGAACTTTTTTTCCATTTGTATCATAAAGCTGAACTTTATCTAAAACAACATTTGTTTTAAAAAAAATAGAAGAACTTGCTGGATTAGGATATATTAATAATTGTGAATTATTTTTGTTTACAATATCATTTTCATTAGTTGCTAAAGATAGATTTGAAAAGTCAACGATATAGATATCCGAATAATTTCCTACAGCGATAACTTTATTATTGAAATATTTATAAGCATTAATATTGGCAAGACTTAAATCATAATTGCTTGCACTGGAAACTACAAGTTGTGAGGTAGCGCCTCCGTCTGTGGTTCTGTAGAGGTCATTATTAGAATCATAATAAAAGCCTAGATTTTCATTGAGAAAATAAAACTTAGAAGAATTAGAATTTGTAGTATCTACCCATGTTGCTCCTGAATTATTGCTCGTGTATGTTTTTCCGTAGTTTGCAGATATAGTTATTTTAGTAGCGCTAATTACATTTACGGAATTTAAATAACCTGTTGCTTCGAAAACAGAAGTCCAGGTAATTCCTCCGTCCGTAGTTTTATACAATTTTTGCGAGCCGCCTGCATAGCCAATCATATCGTTATAGAACTGAATACTTTCTATTTTTCCCATGTCTGTAAATTGGGAAGCTGTGGAAGGTGGTGATATGAAATGTATTCCATTTGGCGGACTTACATAAGGTGATGCAGTGCCTAATAAAATATCACCATTATTTTTAATCCAAAATGCAGAAGGGTATGTTGCTGGATTGGTTGAACTGAAACTGCTCCATGTCTGACCAAAATTTGATGTTAAAGCATAATTTCCGTTGCCAACAAGAATGCCTTTTCCATTTTCTTTTAATTGTACACCTTTATAAGCATTCAATGTAAATGTTGTCATTTGATTGATCCAATTGTGACCACCGTCTGTTGTACGGTAAACAACACTGTAGAATCCGGTAGATCCGCTTCCTGTGATAGTTCCTTGATTGTCATTTGCAAAAGAAATACTTTTTAATTCGGAAGGATAAATTCCGGGAACCAAAATACTCCAGTTTGTTGTGTCTGCAGATTTATAAATGTTTGATTCTCCTCCAACGATCATATTACCATTTAAAATACCAATCGAATTAAGGTTGAAGTAAGGATACGTATTAATTAATCTTTGATTCGTCCAGGTTTGTCCCAAATCTGAAGACTTATAAATTCTATTGTCATCACCAACAATATAAAGCTGGCTGGAGTAAAATTTTATATCATTCAAATTATAAGTTGCTGAAATAGTTACTGGAGACCAATTTACACCTTGATCATTTGTTTTAAAAAGTTTACCGTTATTTCCTACAATAAAAGCATCTGTGTTATTAATAAAAAGAATTTTATTAATACTGGTTGAGCTTAGACTTGTAACGGTCCAGTTTGCTCCCTGGTTTGTTGTTTTATAGACTTTTCCATTAGCGGCGCATACAAATCCGATATTTTCATCTATAAAAAAGATATCATTGATGTTACTTTGTTCAGGTAATGAAACAAAAGAGAATGAATTCCCTGAATTTAATGTTTTGTATATAACACCCGAATTACCGCCAAGAAAACCTACAGATTCATTTACAAAATAAAAACTTCTTAAAAAAGCAGCATTTGCTGATTTAGAAACAGAAGTATTAAATCCATCTGTGGTTTTATAAA
Coding sequences:
- a CDS encoding zinc metallopeptidase encodes the protein MMGYYIIIGISMLVSWWVSSRLKSKFEYYSNVHLRNGLSGKEVAEKMLRDNGINDVQVISVPGQLTDHYNPADKTVNLSEGVYMQRNAAAAAVAAHECGHAVQHAVGYSMLNLRSKLVPVVNISSNLMQFVLIAGIAIMAATRTVENPNGNTAILAIGVAMFAVTTLFAFVTLPVEYDASNRAMKWLKDTGTVTAEEFVGVQDSLKWAARTYVVAALGSLAQLLYWGSLLLGGRRD
- a CDS encoding IMPACT family protein, whose protein sequence is MQFEYKTIEKPIENTLLKEKGSKFIGFAFPVTNEKELKAALEKIREEHPKATHHCYAFRMGLNGENYRANDDGEPSGSAGLPIYNQLLANEITNVLVISVRYYGGTKLGVSGLVKAYKESAKITLEEANIVTRELETEIEIRFNFNQQNIIFTLLSKFDAKVINFDANENCILKASLKLAQKESISEKLSEMQYVSFEFTD
- a CDS encoding YCF48-related protein, which produces MNKYFTFLLLGFISFFDAQEWKFLTPVKSFSIITNLEVTPDQTLYMLDQSQYGVVASSKDGGHTWRKLFRNEIYRDIQMLNNNIGFILTQTGIYKTTDGFNTSVSKSANAAFLRSFYFVNESVGFLGGNSGVIYKTLNSGNSFSFVSLPEQSNINDIFFIDENIGFVCAANGKVYKTTNQGANWTVTSLSSTSINKILFINNTDAFIVGNNGKLFKTNDQGVNWSPVTISATYNLNDIKFYSSQLYIVGDDNRIYKSSDLGQTWTNQRLINTYPYFNLNSIGILNGNMIVGGESNIYKSADTTNWSILVPGIYPSELKSISFANDNQGTITGSGSTGFYSVVYRTTDGGHNWINQMTTFTLNAYKGVQLKENGKGILVGNGNYALTSNFGQTWSSFSSTNPATYPSAFWIKNNGDILLGTASPYVSPPNGIHFISPPSTASQFTDMGKIESIQFYNDMIGYAGGSQKLYKTTDGGITWTSVFEATGYLNSVNVISATKITISANYGKTYTSNNSGATWVDTTNSNSSKFYFLNENLGFYYDSNNDLYRTTDGGATSQLVVSSASNYDLSLANINAYKYFNNKVIAVGNYSDIYIVDFSNLSLATNENDIVNKNNSQLLIYPNPASSSIFFKTNVVLDKVQLYDTNGKKVLCSKENNGINISHLPQGVYFVKFESNGKWLTQKIIKK